The following are encoded together in the Glycine max cultivar Williams 82 chromosome 8, Glycine_max_v4.0, whole genome shotgun sequence genome:
- the LOC100778217 gene encoding glucan endo-1,3-beta-glucosidase 3 isoform X1 — MFITFMAVLLLFFMLPLSISASGDAFIGVNIGSDISDMPGSTEIVSLLKAQSIQHVRLYDADRALLLALANTGIRVTVSVPNDQLLGIGQSNATAANWVTRNVIAHVPATNITAICVGSEVLTTLPNAAPIIVSAINFIHSALVAANLDQQIKISSPHSSSIILDSFPPSQAFFNRTWNPVMVPMLKFLQSTGSYLMLNVYPYYDYQQSNGVIPLDYALFRPLPPNKEAVDSNTLLHYTNVFDAVVDAAYFAMSDLNFTNIPIMVTESGWPSKGDSSESDATVDNANTYNSNLIRHVLNNTGTPKHPGIAVSTYIYELYNEDLRSGPVSEKNWGLFYANGEPVYTLHLTGAGIIFANDTTNQTFCVTKSNADPKMLQAALDWACGPGKVDCSPLLQGQPCYEPDNVVAHSTYAFNAYYQKMDKSPGSCDFKGVATVTTTDPSHGSCIFPGSHGRKGTRTNGTSLAPSNSTSSGCLSQYHDNGGFFTSSLILVLLLCAVV; from the exons ATGTTCATTACTTTCATGGCTGTGCTGCTGCTTTTCTTCATGCTGCCACTTTCTATTTCTGCATCTGGGG atGCTTTTATTGGTGTCAACATTGGTTCAGATATATCTGACATGCCAGGTTCAACAGAGATAGTTTCTCTTCTGAAGGCTCAAAGTATCCAACATGTCAGACTCTATGATGCTGACCGAGCGTTACTTCTTGCACTTGCCAACACAGGAATCCGTGTAACTGTTTCTGTTCCCAATGACCAGCTACTTGGCATTGGTCAGTCCAATGCCACTGCAGCAAACTGGGTTACTCGGAATGTCATAGCTCATGTCCCTGCTACCAACATCACTGCCATATGTGTTGGATCTGAGGTCCTAACTACCCTCCCAAATGCAGCCCCTATTATAGTCTCTGCCATAAATTTCATTCACTCTGCTCTTGTTGCTGCTAATCTAGACCAGCAAATTAAAATCTCTAGTCCGCACTCTTCTTCTATCATCCTTGACTCTTTCCCACCttcccaagcatttttcaaccgTACATGGAATCCAGTCATGGTTCCCATGCTTAAATTTTTGCAATCAACAGGTTCATATCTTATGCTCAATGTGTATCCATATTATGATTACCAGCAGTCCAATGGTGTCATCCCACTGGATTATGCTTTATTCCGCCCCCTACCTCCAAATAAGGAAGCTGTTGATTCCAACACTCTGCTGCATTATACTAATGTTTTTGATGCAGTTGTTGATGCTGCTTATTTTGCAATGTCAGACTTGAACTTTACAAATATTCCTATTATGGTGACTGAGTCAGGATGGCCCTCCAAAGGTGACTCATCTGAATCTGATGCAACTGTTGATAATGCTAACACTTACAACAGTAACTTGATCAGACACGTCCTGAACAATACGGGGACTCCTAAACATCCTGGAATTGCAGTTAGTACATATATTTATGAGCTTTATAATGAAGACTTAAGATCAGGTCCAGTCTCAGAAAAGAACTGGGGGCTATTTTATGCTAATGGAGAACCAGTGTATACCTTACACTTGACTGGTGCTGGTATTATATTTGCAAATGATACAACAAACCAAACCTTTTGTGTCACAAAGAGTAATGCTGACCCTAAGATGTTACAGGCAGCACTTGATTGGGCTTGTGGACCAGGGAAGGTGGATTGTTCCCCTTTGCTGCAGGGCCAACCATGTTATGAACCTGATAATGTAGTTGCACATTCTACATATGCTTTCAATGCATATTATCAGAAGATGGATAAATCTCCTGGGAGTTGTGATTTTAAAGGGGTTGCCACTGTCACTACCACAGACCCAA GTCATGGTTCTTGTATATTTCCCGGAAG TCATGGTAGAAAGGGAACCAGAACAAATGGCACATCACTGGCCCCATCTAATTCCACAAGTTCGGGCTGCTTGTCACAATACCACGACAATGGTGGATTTTTCACAAGCTCGTTGATTCTAGTTCTACTTTTGTGTGCAGTTGTGTAA
- the LOC100778217 gene encoding glucan endo-1,3-beta-glucosidase 3 isoform X2 encodes MPGSTEIVSLLKAQSIQHVRLYDADRALLLALANTGIRVTVSVPNDQLLGIGQSNATAANWVTRNVIAHVPATNITAICVGSEVLTTLPNAAPIIVSAINFIHSALVAANLDQQIKISSPHSSSIILDSFPPSQAFFNRTWNPVMVPMLKFLQSTGSYLMLNVYPYYDYQQSNGVIPLDYALFRPLPPNKEAVDSNTLLHYTNVFDAVVDAAYFAMSDLNFTNIPIMVTESGWPSKGDSSESDATVDNANTYNSNLIRHVLNNTGTPKHPGIAVSTYIYELYNEDLRSGPVSEKNWGLFYANGEPVYTLHLTGAGIIFANDTTNQTFCVTKSNADPKMLQAALDWACGPGKVDCSPLLQGQPCYEPDNVVAHSTYAFNAYYQKMDKSPGSCDFKGVATVTTTDPSHGSCIFPGSHGRKGTRTNGTSLAPSNSTSSGCLSQYHDNGGFFTSSLILVLLLCAVV; translated from the exons ATGCCAGGTTCAACAGAGATAGTTTCTCTTCTGAAGGCTCAAAGTATCCAACATGTCAGACTCTATGATGCTGACCGAGCGTTACTTCTTGCACTTGCCAACACAGGAATCCGTGTAACTGTTTCTGTTCCCAATGACCAGCTACTTGGCATTGGTCAGTCCAATGCCACTGCAGCAAACTGGGTTACTCGGAATGTCATAGCTCATGTCCCTGCTACCAACATCACTGCCATATGTGTTGGATCTGAGGTCCTAACTACCCTCCCAAATGCAGCCCCTATTATAGTCTCTGCCATAAATTTCATTCACTCTGCTCTTGTTGCTGCTAATCTAGACCAGCAAATTAAAATCTCTAGTCCGCACTCTTCTTCTATCATCCTTGACTCTTTCCCACCttcccaagcatttttcaaccgTACATGGAATCCAGTCATGGTTCCCATGCTTAAATTTTTGCAATCAACAGGTTCATATCTTATGCTCAATGTGTATCCATATTATGATTACCAGCAGTCCAATGGTGTCATCCCACTGGATTATGCTTTATTCCGCCCCCTACCTCCAAATAAGGAAGCTGTTGATTCCAACACTCTGCTGCATTATACTAATGTTTTTGATGCAGTTGTTGATGCTGCTTATTTTGCAATGTCAGACTTGAACTTTACAAATATTCCTATTATGGTGACTGAGTCAGGATGGCCCTCCAAAGGTGACTCATCTGAATCTGATGCAACTGTTGATAATGCTAACACTTACAACAGTAACTTGATCAGACACGTCCTGAACAATACGGGGACTCCTAAACATCCTGGAATTGCAGTTAGTACATATATTTATGAGCTTTATAATGAAGACTTAAGATCAGGTCCAGTCTCAGAAAAGAACTGGGGGCTATTTTATGCTAATGGAGAACCAGTGTATACCTTACACTTGACTGGTGCTGGTATTATATTTGCAAATGATACAACAAACCAAACCTTTTGTGTCACAAAGAGTAATGCTGACCCTAAGATGTTACAGGCAGCACTTGATTGGGCTTGTGGACCAGGGAAGGTGGATTGTTCCCCTTTGCTGCAGGGCCAACCATGTTATGAACCTGATAATGTAGTTGCACATTCTACATATGCTTTCAATGCATATTATCAGAAGATGGATAAATCTCCTGGGAGTTGTGATTTTAAAGGGGTTGCCACTGTCACTACCACAGACCCAA GTCATGGTTCTTGTATATTTCCCGGAAG TCATGGTAGAAAGGGAACCAGAACAAATGGCACATCACTGGCCCCATCTAATTCCACAAGTTCGGGCTGCTTGTCACAATACCACGACAATGGTGGATTTTTCACAAGCTCGTTGATTCTAGTTCTACTTTTGTGTGCAGTTGTGTAA
- the LOC100305536 gene encoding uncharacterized protein LOC100305536, which yields MEGAQEELERRSKFLKSLIQKKKTIEQQEQHDHLQHNNVRVRACDMPLPLQNRAFRCARDLLDSMPSKKLDSKRLALTLKKEFDTSYGPAWHCIVGTSFGSYVTHSFGGFVYFSIDKVYVLLFKTAVEPLDHS from the exons ATGGAGGGTGCACAGGAGGAGCTAGAAAGAAGAAGCAAGTTTCTCAAAAGCTTGatacaaaagaagaaaaccaTAGAGCAACAAGAGCAGCATGATCACCTACAACACAATAACGTTCGTGTCAGAGCTTGTGACATGCCTCTCCCTCTTCAGAACCGTGCCTTTCGTTGTGCACGTGATCTCCTGGATTCTATGCCATCAAAGAAGCTTGATAGTAAACGCCTGGCTCTCACACTTAAGAAG GAATTTGATACTTCGTATGGTCCAGCTTGGCACTGCATTGTGGGTACTAGTTTTGGTTCCTATGTTACTCATTCCTTTGGTGGTTTCGTGTATTTTTCCATTGACAAGGTTTATGTCCTTCTCTTCAAGACAGCTGTTGAACCATTAGACCATTCATAG
- the LOC121175260 gene encoding NADH dehydrogenase [ubiquinone] iron-sulfur protein 8-B, mitochondrial-like produces MALPKKMNILYCKHKYLRNYRAVSGQGLHNFQNYGLRLSAQSYSTKKEDEEREQLAKEISKDWSSVFERSINTLFLTEMVRGLMLTLKYFFETKVTINYPFEKGPLSPRFCGEHALRRYPIGEERCIACKLCEAVSL; encoded by the exons ATGGCTTTACCAAAGAAGATGAATATATTATACTGCAAGCACAAGTACCTTCGCAATTACAGG GCTGTAAGTGGTCAAGGGCTACACAACTTCCAAAACTATGGCCTGCGGTTAAGTGCACAGTCCTACTCTACCAAAAAAG AGGATGAAGAAAGGGAGCAACTTGCAAAGGAAATTTCAAAGGATTGGAGTT CAGTGTTTGAGCGTAGCATCAACACACTTTTTCTCACTGAAATGGTTCGAGGTTTAATGCTGACACTGAAATACTTCTTTGAAACAAAAGTTACA ATTAACTATCCTTTTGAGAAAGGCCCTTTGAGCCCCCGTTTCTGTGGTGAACATGCACTTCGACGATATCCAATAGGGGAGGAACGTTGCATTGCTTGCAAACTTTGTGAAGCTGTAAGTCTTTGA
- the FWL3 gene encoding protein FW2.2-like 3: MLEQQGSDPTKPAAAATGFPATTEASSYAPVAPPQSKPTVDWSTGLCDCFSDCGNCCITWWCPCVTFGRVAEIVDRGSTSCGASGALYTLVCCGWPYSCFYRSKMRRQYGLKGNCCTDCLLHCCCESCALCQEYRELKQRGFDMIIGWHGNVEQRIQEVAMTAATPPSVEKGMSR, encoded by the exons ATGCTTGAGCAACAAGGGTCAGATCCAACAAAGCCAGCAGCGGCGGCAACCGGTTTTCCGGCGACCACCGAGGCTTCTTCCTACGCTCCAGTAGCACCACCCCAGTCCAAACCTACAGTCGATTGGTCCACCGGCCTCTGTGACTGCTTCTCCGATTGTGGAAAct gTTGCATAACGTGGTGGTGTCCATGTGTTACCTTTGGCCGAGTTGCAGAAATTGTTGACAGGGGATCCACGT CATGTGGTGCTAGTGGGGCTCTGTATACGCTGGTTTGTTGTGGGTGGCCATACTCATGCTTCTACCGCTCCAAGATGAGACGGCAATATGGTTTAAAGGGAAATTGTTGTACGGATTGCTTGCTTCATTGCTGCTGCGAGTCCTGCGCCCTCTGTCAAGAATATCGTGAGCTTAAACAACGTGGATTTGACATGATTATTG GGTGGCATGGAAATGTCGAGCAACGAATTCAGGAAGTAGCCATGACTGCTGCAACACCTCCATCAGTCGAAAAGGGCATGAGCCGTTGA
- the LOC100802662 gene encoding endoglucanase 8 — MAPNALFLFSFLAMLLLLLRSTAAGHNYRDALRKSILFFEGQRSGKLPADQRLRWRHDSALHDGATAGVDLSGGYYDAGDNIKFGFPMAFTTTMLSWSVIDFEKSMGAELGNALKAVRWGTDYLLKATAKIGSGVVFVQVGDPYSDHNCWERPEDMDTLRTVFKIDGSHPGSDVAGETAAALAAASIVFRSRDPSYSTMLLNRAVAVFQFADKHRGAYSNSLHRAVCPFYCDVNGYQDELLWAAAWLHKASRRRQYREYIVRNEVVLRAGDTINEFGWDNKHAGINVLISKEVLMGRADYFASFKQNADGFICSTLPGISHPQVQYSPGGLIFKAGGSNMQHVTSLSFLLLAYSNYLSHANKVVPCGETSATPALLKHLAKRQVDYILGDNPLGMSYMVGYGARYPQRIHHRASSLPSVAAHPAHIGCKAGSRYYFSPNPNPNVLVGAVVGGPTNNTDSFPDSRPFFQQSEPTTYINAPLVGLLSFFSAHC; from the exons ATGGCGCCAAATgctctctttctcttctctttcctcGCCATGCTCCTCCTTCTGCTCCGCTCAACCGCCGCCGGCCACAACTACCGCGACGCCCTCCGCAAAAGCATTCTCTTCTTCGAAGGCCAGCGCTCCGGCAAACTCCCCGCCGACCAGCGCCTCCGCTGGCGCCACGACTCTGCATTGCACGACGGCGCCACCGCCGGA GTGGACTTGAGTGGAGGGTACTACGACGCCGGGGATAACATAAAGTTCGGGTTTCCGATGGCGTTCACGACGACGATGCTGTCGTGGAGCGTGATCGATTTCGAGAAGAGCATGGGGGCGGAGCTAGGTAACGCGTTGAAGGCGGTGAGGTGGGGGACCGATTATTTGCTCAAGGCCACGGCCAAGATTGGCTCCGGCGTTGTCTTCGTGCAGGTTGGTGACCCTTACTCCGACCATAACTGCTGGGAGAGACCCGAAGACATGGACACGCTGCGCACCGTTTTCAAGATCGATGGGTCCCACCCTGGCTCTGACGTGGCTGGTGAAACTGCCGCTGCACTTGCCGCTGCTTCCATCGTCTTCAGATCACGTGACCCCTCCTACTCTACCATGCTCCTCAATCGAGCCGTTGCG GTGTTCCAGTTTGCTGACAAACATCGTGGTGCATACAGTAACAGCCTGCACCGTGCAGTCTGCCCATTTTACTGCGACGTCAATGGTTACCAG GACGAGCTACTGTGGGCAGCAGCGTGGTTGCACAAGGCCTCACGTAGGCGTCAGTACAGAGAATACATTGTGAGAAACGAGGTGGTGTTGAGAGCTGGGGACACCATTAATGAGTTTGGTTGGGATAACAAGCATGCCGGGATTAATGTTCTCATTTCTAAG GAGGTGTTAATGGGAAGAGCAGACTATTTTGCGTCGTTCAAACAAAACGCTGATGGATTTATCTGTTCTACATTGCCTGGAATTTCTCACCCTCAAGTTCAATATTCCCCAG GTGGGCTTATCTTCAAGGCTGGTGGAAGTAACATGCAACATGTAACGTCCCTGTCTTTTCTGCTCCTAGCTTATTCTAACTACCTAAGCCATGCCAATAAGGTCGTGCCATGTGGCGAGACTAGTGCCACCCCAGCTTTACTCAAACACCTTGCTAAACGCCAG GTGGATTACATTCTTGGGGACAATCCATTGGGAATGTCGTACATGGTTGGATATGGTGCACGCTACCCGCAGAGAATACACCACCGGGCCAGCTCGCTTCCCTCAGTGGCAGCCCACCCGGCCCACATTGGTTGTAAAGCTGGATCTCGGTATTACTTTAGCCCAAATCCCAACCCAAATGTGTTGGTTGGGGCCGTGGTGGGTGGGCCCACCAATAACACAGATTCCTTCCCTGATTCCAGGCCTTTCTTTCAGCAGTCTGAGCCCACTACATATATCAATGCCCCGCTGGTGggccttctttctttcttttcagctcaCTGTTGA